A portion of the Malassezia japonica chromosome 3, complete sequence genome contains these proteins:
- the SPT6 gene encoding Transcription elongation factor spt6 (BUSCO:EOG09260492; COG:K; EggNog:ENOG503NUPH), with product MEAEAKASSRAGDAEEDVPMSEEEGESLMKDSGNLVGMDSSDEDEDEEDEEEQRRVAEGFIVDEDEEGGDASHKRKRRHRRREADDEELDEDDLALLQENQGPVPGVGPHKRARPDGEQEREADLAHIFDDEEDEALPSVAGAIRDSMDQARGDYDDDELDDFIEDDEDDELQGLDEEAREERRRERREERRRARLSGARVDPLKVGIDPEAWDEIHDIFGNGEDYAWALGEEEEEEEAKKGKMEYKDIFEPAQIQERMLTEEDDRIKQVDMPERLQLAIPGEEGLRLLEQPLSEADLDEAANWAAPRISPRCTAEFLEDGAHGRLRAEWHRCVRTMLGYMLNDYLEVSFLTQHRLDELEHTQFNEATRKHDTTTLLVRQELLTLSTLGIKYKLLRARKDTLRHTFGQLTTALGEETIAPVRPYFDELLTHAASFEEVSDINEWLAMRFGERFRDATAITEAEVTKPLLKKPTIVSEYERLKSTPVAMLAVRLGLDAQQLAANVVAGARTHIPEDAAVPPTEIADEYVDASRGVSSAEQALHLARTLLAHELGKEPLLRRDVRQLFKTCALLDVEPTERGMTRIDENHPYYNFKFLRAKPVAAILQNASQFLQILHAEEERLVRITLRLPTDVANRFEERLQEQYVSEGVSEASQRWNAERAAVVEEACASFLLPLGRLWTREWLMEECRDALLRHCEQQLTKRVEGGPYQSAGMISRNGDPNVEEMEHVPRVLAVSHGIGDPRKSEVVAVFLDEESRFLEHATFDTLRAPTHAQAEARAEALERGEAVPEDARAAFLALLKRRRPDAIVVNGFSARTAELRAAVQELSKTAHHELVSDEGLQGIAIEHARADVISVFDDVARLYQHSKRAASEFPELSVLARYCIGLARYAQSPVNEFAALGDDLVAVQFDAAQRLLPSDRLRTHLERAIVMLVNDIGVDVHEAVSNSYVQHMLPFVAGLGPRKAHALVHAIRTKLPGGVVSRASMLQHAILSFSVWNNYCSFLRLDADLAQEAARKLLEESERDGHMEDAPRELADVLDSTRIHPEDYDFPRQMARDALNKHEEDLEGENPSLACQEIMQDAHPAEKLATLDLDSYATMLYERRGLRKRLTLFSCRQELIRPFEDWRPSQTLPNTEELFTMFTGETRRALSEGYVVPVSVVRVEEGRDMEGFVRVRLDSGLEGTIAGPDIMPGYNSRDVRLRPMFRPGQTLNAVVIALDMQGMRAELSLRPEAFEHVNPAQNTMPVDTMYFDHDRAQMASEAAEERVRRRNRNRIGSRVIDHPNYHNFNSVQAQNFLATQPRGTVVIRPSSRGMDHLAATWKVDEGVYQHIDVLELDKENDHALGRILRVADMGSYSDLDDLIVNHIRPMAMMVEMMTNHEKYKGANEEELHSYLTNTSLANPARSVYAFGLNTTRPGYFDLAFKANADAPIQTWPVKVLPGAFKLGHATQLADMAALCNAFKTQYAAQANAAARGGRTPAVHGAATPGHYGSRTPGHYGQTPAYGGATPGRFGGATPGYGAPPPMYGGPPGPPPAFPGPPPVMPERRW from the exons CGGCGAACaagagcgcgaggcggacctGGCTCATATctttgacgacgaggaggacgaggcgcttcCTTCGGTCGCGGGTGCGATCCGCGACTCGATGGATCAGGCACGCGGCGActacgacgacgacgagctcgacgactTTATcgaagacgacgaggacgacgagctccagggtctcgacgaggaggcgcgcgaagagcgccgacgtgagcgccgcgaagagcgccgtcgcgcacgcctcTCGGGCGCGCGTGTCGACCCGCTCAAGGTCGGCATCGATCCAGAAGCCTGGGACGAGATCCACGATATCTTTGGCAACGGCGAGGACTATGCGTGGGCACTCGGCGAAGAAGAAGAGGAAGAAGAGGCCAAGAAGGGCAAGATGGAGTACAAAGAT ATCTTTGAGCCCGCACAGATCCAGGAGCGCATGCTTaccgaggaggacgacCGCATCAAGCAGGTCGATATGCcagagcgcctgcagctcgcgatTCCGGGCGAGGAGGGCTTGCGTCTCCTTGAGCAGCCGCTGAGCGAGGcagacctcgacgaggcggccaaCTGGGCCGCTCCGCGCATCTCGCCGCGGTGCACCGCCGAGTTTCTGGAAGACGGCGCACACGGCCGACTGCGTGCTGAGTGGCaccgctgcgtgcgcaccatGCTCGGCTACATGCTGAACGATTATCTCGAGGTGTCGTTCCTTAcgcagcaccgcctcgacgagctggagcATACGCAGTTTAATGAGGCGACCCGCAAGCACGATACGACGACGCTGCTGGTGCGCCAGGAGCTCCTCACGCTCAGCACGCTCGGTATCAAGTACAAGCTCTTGCGTGCACGAAAAgacacgctgcgccacaCCTTTGGCCAGCTCaccacggcgctcggcgaagAGACCAtcgcgccggtgcggccCTACTTTGACGAGCTCTTGACGCATGCCGCGAGCTTTGAGGAAGTGTCGGACATTAACGAGTGGCTTGCCATGCGCTTTGGCGAGCGTTTCCGCGACGCGACGGCGATCACCGAGGCGGAAGTCACCAAGCCGCTGCTCAAGAAGCCCACCATCGTCTCGGAGTACGAGCGGTTAAAGTCGACACCGGTCGCAATGCTTGccgtccgcctcggcctcgacgcgcagcagctcgccgccaACGTCGTGGCGggtgcgcgcacgcacatTCCGGAGGACGCCGCGGTGCCCCCGACCGAGATCGCCGACGAGtacgtcgacgcgtcgcggggcGTGTCGTCTGCCGAGCaagcgctgcacctcgcccgcacgctcctcgcgcacgagctcgggaaggagccgctgctgcgccgcgacgtgcgccagcTTTTCAAGACCTGTGCGTtgctcgacgtcgagccgACCGAGCGGGGTATgacgcgcatcgacgagaACCACCCGTACTACAACTTCAAGTTTCTGCGCGCGAAGCCTGTCGCGGCGATTCTGCAAAACGCGTCGCAGTTCCTCCAGATCCTGCACGCagaggaggagcgcctcgtgcgcatTACGCTGCGTCTCCCGACGGATGTCGCGAACCGCTTCGAGGAGCGTCTGCAAGAGCAGTACGTGAGCGAAGGCGTGAGCGAGGCGTCGCAGCGCTGGaacgccgagcgtgcggcggtcgtcgaggaggcCTGTGCCTCTTTCCTCCTGCCGCTCGGCCGTCTGTGGACGCGCGAGTGGCTTATGGAAGAgtgccgcgacgctctttTGCGCCACTgcgagcagcagctcaccaagcgcgtcgagggcgGCCCCTACCAGAGCGCCGGCATGATCTCGCGGAATGGCGATCCGAACGTCGAGGAGATGGAGCATGTGCCCCGCGTGCTTGCCGTTTCACACGGCATCGGCGATCCCCGCAAGAGCGAGGTGGTGGCCGTCTTTTTGGACGAAGAGTCGCGCTTCCTGGAGCACGCGACCTTTGACACGCTCCGTGCCCCGACGCACGCCCaagccgaggcgcgtgccgaggcgctcgaacggggcgaggcggtgccggaggatgcgcgcgccgctttcCTTGCACTGCtcaagcgccgccgaccggACGCGATTGTGGTGAACGGCTTTAgtgcgcgcaccgccgagctcagGGCGGCCGTGCAAGAGCTCTCCAAGACGGCGCACCACGAGCTCGTCTCCGACGAAGGCCTCCAAGGCATCGCGAtcgagcatgcgcgcgccgacgtgaTCAGTGTCTTtgacgacgtcgcgcgtctgTACCAGCACAGCAAGCGTGCCGCGTCCGAGTTCCCCGAGCTGAGCGTGCTTGCGCGTTACTGCatcggcctcgcgcgctACGCGCAGTCGCCCGTGAACGAgtttgcggcgctcggtgacgacctcgtcgcggtgcaattcgatgcggcgcagcgtctgctGCCCAGCGACCGCCTGCGTACGCACCTGGAGCGTGCGATTGTCATGCTGGTGAACGATATTGGTGTCGACGTGCACGAGGCGGTGTCGAACTCGTACGTACAGCACATGCTGCCGTTTGTCGCCGGTCTCGGCCCCCGCAaggcgcatgcgctcgtgcacgcgATCCGCACCAAGCTTCCCGGCGGTGTCGTGAGCCGCGCAAGCATGCTCCAGCACGCGATTCTCTCGTTCAGCGTGTGGAACAACTACTGCTCGTTCCTGCGTCTGGATGCCGACCTGGCGCAAgaggccgcgcgcaagctgctGGAAGAgtcggagcgcgacgggcACATggaggacgcgccgcgcgagctcgccgacgtgctcgacagCACGCGTATCCACCCCGAGGACTACGACTTCCCTCGCCAGATGGCGCGTGACGCGCTGAACAAGCACGAGGAGGATCTCGAAGGCGAGAACCCCAGCTTGGCGTGCCAGGAGATTATGCAGGACGCGCACCCTGCCGAGaagctcgcgacgctcgacctggACAGCTACGCGACGATGCTCTATGAGCGCCGCGgtctgcgcaagcgcctgaCGCTCTTCTCCTGCCGCCAGGAGCTGATCCGGCCGTTTGAGGACTGGCGGCCGTCGCAGACCCTGCCGAATACCGAGGAGCTCTTTACGATGTTCAccggcgagacgcgccgtgcgctctCGGAAGGCTACGTGGTCCCGGTGAGCGTCGTGCGTGTGGAAGAGGGACGCGATATGGAGGGCTttgtgcgcgtgcgcctcgactCGGGCCTCGAAGGAACGATCGCGGGGCCGGATATCATGCCGGGCTACAactcgcgcgacgtgcgcctccGGCCCATGTTCCGCCCCGGCCAGACGCTCAACGCGGTGGTGATTGCGCTCGACATGCAGGGAatgcgtgccgagctctcgctgcgcccggAGGCTTTTGAGCATGTGAACCCTGCGCAAAACACCATGCCGGTCGACACGATGTACTTTGACCACGACCGTGCGCAGAtggcgagcgaggcggcggaagagcgcgtgcgccgccgcaacCGCAACCGCATCGGCTCGCGTGTGATCGACCACCCCAACTACCACAACTTCAACTCGGTGCAGGCACAAAACTtcctcgcgacgcagccCCGTGGCACGGTGGTGATccgcccgagctcgcgaGGCATGGACCACCTTGCGGCCACGTGGAAGGTCGACGAAGGCGTGTACCAGCACAttgacgtgctcgagctggacaAGGAGAACgaccacgcgctcggccgcatTCTGCGTGTCGCCGACATGGGCTCGTACtcggacctcgacgacctgaTCGTGAACCACATCCGCCCGATGGCCATGATGGTCGAGATGATGACCAACCACGAAAAGTACAAGGGCGCGaacgaggaggagctgcacAGCTACCTCACCAACACCTCGCTCGCGAacccggcgcgctcggtgtACGCGTTCGGCCTCAACACGACGCGCCCGGGCTACTTTGACCTTGCATTCAAGGCAAacgcggacgcgccgaTCCAGACGTGGCCCGTCAAGGTCCTGCCTGGCGCGTTCAAGCTGGGACacgcgacgcagctcgccgacatGGCGGCGCTCTGCAACGCGTTCAAGACGCAGTACGCCGCCCAGGCcaacgccgcggcgcgcggcggacgcacgccggccgtgcacggcgccgcTACGCCGGGCCACTATGGCTCCCGCACGCCAGGCCACTACGGCCAGACGCCGGCCTATGGCGGTGCGACGCCAGGGCGCTTTGGCGGCGCTACGCCGGGCTAcggcgcgccaccgccCATGTACGGCGGGCCGCCCGGCCCCCCGCCGGCCTTCCCAGGCCCCCCGCCGGTAATGCCGGAGCGTAGGTGGTAG